In Blautia wexlerae DSM 19850, a single window of DNA contains:
- a CDS encoding right-handed parallel beta-helix repeat-containing protein — protein sequence MMKRKTAVIFGIIIAAQLCLTPYAGVKVQAAELEEGQMFEDSSEDSETFGDVSIPDTQSAEKTEENEFGDDDGFSDGDVETFSAEDADQFRENMQELVLNVQDGEDITVKLNTLLAQARDKATDEKQCKVIVPPGNYTLTGTLHMYSNIYLYAEGATITKTSPRKEILLRLGDTKKSAGGYEGYRNITIDGGTWDSNYECVEDKGGPGGFVGFRIGHATNVTVKNVTFLNNLKSHFLELAGVKNAEITGCTFRGYWKEFTGGGQECIQLDACMPRIFPGYLPYDGSVCENIVIKDNTFEDVFAGIGSHSMMFDKPYKNITISNNRFNNLKKRAIWCLNYQDTVVTGNTMTNVGGGVYVRSVYTRNAHTVSGQEVSPEGNQYAENILIADNQITVLEPTVIDGKQWNGYGIWITGEVSLGSAGETIPSEDDDPENTANPTTNGIPAGRYIIRGVTARNNTISGNCDGIKFSLAEDCSCRGNTVRLSDSHTYNNMGISVAKGSNIRVSYNNLSGGNGYGIYAVGTEASQKICRIYGNTVSGFMKDGILASGLAAGSRIEHNRVSTSAANGILVKCIDKSVVDGNYSFKNKARGILLQRCESAMVADNFVSENAINGIELNIRSNHSSVQGNVCGSNKKSGLRIAGSKGISADGNSFRGNRGYAAEFIRSHISSYKGNRFEENGYSNRIHVRNSKIPKK from the coding sequence ATGATGAAAAGAAAAACGGCAGTCATATTTGGTATCATCATTGCAGCCCAGCTTTGCCTGACTCCATATGCAGGTGTAAAGGTACAGGCGGCTGAACTGGAAGAAGGACAGATGTTTGAAGATTCATCAGAAGATTCAGAGACTTTTGGAGATGTGTCAATACCGGATACGCAGTCGGCAGAGAAAACTGAAGAGAATGAATTTGGGGATGACGACGGTTTCAGTGATGGAGACGTTGAAACTTTTTCTGCGGAGGATGCGGATCAGTTCCGCGAAAATATGCAGGAACTTGTGCTGAATGTGCAGGATGGAGAGGATATTACTGTAAAGTTAAATACACTGCTGGCACAGGCCAGGGACAAGGCAACGGATGAAAAGCAGTGCAAAGTTATCGTGCCACCCGGAAATTATACACTTACGGGAACTTTGCATATGTACAGCAATATCTATCTATATGCAGAGGGTGCCACGATAACAAAGACTTCACCGCGAAAAGAAATCCTGCTCCGTCTTGGCGATACAAAGAAATCTGCAGGCGGATACGAGGGATACCGTAATATAACTATCGATGGCGGAACCTGGGATTCAAACTATGAATGTGTGGAAGACAAGGGGGGACCTGGAGGGTTTGTAGGTTTTAGGATCGGTCATGCTACGAATGTTACAGTGAAGAATGTTACATTTCTTAATAACCTTAAATCGCATTTTCTGGAACTTGCAGGAGTGAAGAATGCAGAAATTACAGGATGTACGTTCAGGGGCTACTGGAAAGAGTTTACAGGCGGCGGACAGGAATGTATCCAGCTGGATGCCTGTATGCCGAGAATTTTCCCGGGATATCTTCCATATGACGGAAGTGTCTGTGAGAACATTGTGATAAAGGATAATACCTTTGAAGATGTATTTGCCGGCATTGGAAGCCACAGCATGATGTTTGATAAACCGTATAAAAATATCACGATCAGTAACAACCGGTTTAATAATCTGAAAAAGAGAGCAATATGGTGCCTGAATTATCAGGATACGGTTGTGACGGGAAATACCATGACAAATGTGGGCGGTGGTGTTTATGTGCGTTCTGTTTATACCAGAAATGCACATACTGTCAGCGGTCAGGAAGTATCTCCGGAGGGAAATCAGTACGCAGAGAATATTCTGATCGCTGATAATCAGATCACAGTTCTGGAACCAACCGTAATAGATGGCAAACAATGGAATGGATATGGAATCTGGATCACAGGCGAGGTATCTCTGGGCTCAGCAGGAGAAACTATTCCTTCTGAAGATGATGATCCTGAGAATACAGCAAATCCGACGACCAATGGAATTCCGGCGGGAAGATATATTATTCGCGGAGTTACAGCCAGAAATAATACGATCAGCGGAAATTGCGACGGAATTAAATTTTCCCTTGCAGAAGACTGTTCATGCAGGGGGAACACAGTCAGACTTTCTGATAGTCATACCTACAACAATATGGGGATCAGTGTTGCCAAGGGAAGCAATATCAGAGTTTCCTATAACAATCTTTCCGGCGGAAACGGATATGGGATTTATGCAGTCGGAACAGAGGCTTCACAGAAAATCTGCCGGATTTACGGAAATACAGTCTCCGGATTTATGAAAGATGGGATTCTGGCTTCAGGGCTTGCAGCAGGAAGCCGTATTGAACACAACAGAGTCAGTACCAGTGCGGCAAATGGCATACTTGTAAAATGTATTGATAAGAGTGTGGTTGATGGCAATTACAGTTTTAAAAATAAGGCAAGAGGAATTCTTCTGCAGAGATGTGAGTCAGCAATGGTAGCGGATAATTTTGTTTCTGAAAATGCGATCAATGGAATTGAACTCAATATAAGAAGCAATCATTCTTCTGTGCAGGGAAATGTCTGTGGTTCCAATAAAAAATCAGGTCTGCGCATTGCCGGATCAAAGGGGATTTCGGCAGACGGAAATTCCTTCCGCGGCAACAGAGGATATGCGGCGGAATTTATCCGTTCTCATATCAGCAGTTATAAAGGCAATCGTTTTGAAGAAAATGGATATTCAAATCGTATCCATGTAAGAAACAGTAAAATCCCGAAGAAATAG
- the rplL gene encoding 50S ribosomal protein L7/L12 — MAKLTTEEFIAAIKELSVLELNDLVKACEEEFGVSAAAGVVVAAAGAAEAAEEKDEFDVELAEVGPNKVKVIKVVREVTGLGLKEAKEMVDGAPKVVKEGASKAEAEDIKTKLEAEGAKVNLK, encoded by the coding sequence ATGGCAAAATTAACAACAGAAGAATTTATTGCAGCAATCAAAGAATTATCTGTATTAGAATTAAACGACTTAGTAAAAGCTTGTGAAGAAGAGTTTGGTGTATCCGCAGCAGCAGGTGTTGTAGTAGCAGCAGCTGGAGCAGCAGAAGCAGCAGAAGAGAAAGATGAGTTCGATGTAGAACTTGCAGAAGTTGGACCAAACAAAGTTAAAGTTATCAAAGTTGTTCGTGAAGTAACTGGCTTAGGTCTTAAAGAAGCTAAAGAAATGGTTGACGGAGCTCCTAAGGTTGTTAAAGAAGGCGCATCCAAAGCAGAAGCTGAAGATATCAAAACAAAACTTGAAGCTGAAGGCGCTAAGGTTAATCTTAAATAA
- the rplJ gene encoding 50S ribosomal protein L10: MAKVELKQPIVDEIINNVKDAESVVLVNYSGLTVEQDTALRKELREAGVVYKVYKNTMMHRAFEGTQCEELIQHLHGTNAIAISATDATAPARILDKFAKKAPALELVAGIVEGNYNDQAGIQALAGIPSREELLGKLLGSIQSPITNFARVLNQIAEKNGSEAAAE, from the coding sequence ATGGCAAAAGTAGAACTTAAACAACCAATCGTAGACGAAATTATCAACAACGTGAAAGATGCAGAATCTGTAGTACTTGTTAACTACAGCGGTCTTACAGTTGAACAGGATACTGCTTTACGTAAGGAATTAAGAGAAGCTGGTGTTGTATACAAAGTATACAAAAACACAATGATGCATCGTGCATTCGAAGGTACTCAGTGCGAAGAACTTATCCAGCACTTACATGGAACAAACGCTATAGCAATCTCTGCTACAGACGCAACTGCTCCTGCAAGAATCCTTGATAAATTCGCAAAGAAAGCACCGGCTTTAGAATTAGTTGCAGGTATCGTTGAAGGAAACTACAACGATCAGGCAGGTATTCAGGCACTGGCTGGAATCCCGTCCAGAGAAGAACTTCTCGGCAAACTGCTTGGAAGCATCCAGTCTCCGATTACAAACTTCGCTCGTGTGCTTAATCAGATCGCTGAGAAAAACGGCTCTGAAGCAGCAGCTGAATAA
- the upp gene encoding uracil phosphoribosyltransferase codes for MENVYIMNHPLIQHKISMLRNKNTGTNEFRKLVEEIGILMGYEALRDLPVENVEVETPIETCMTPMISGKKLAIIPVLRAGLGMVNSILTLVPSAKVGHVGLYRDPVTHEPHEYYCKLPEAIDERISVIVDPMLATGGSAEAAVDFVKKQGGKNIKFMCIIAAPEGLKRLHEAHPDVQIYCGHLDRELNDHAYICPGLGDAGDRIFGTI; via the coding sequence ATGGAAAACGTTTATATTATGAACCATCCGCTGATCCAGCATAAAATATCCATGCTGAGAAACAAAAACACAGGAACAAATGAATTCCGTAAATTAGTAGAAGAGATTGGAATCCTCATGGGATACGAAGCTCTCCGGGATCTTCCTGTAGAAAATGTAGAAGTAGAAACCCCTATTGAAACCTGCATGACACCAATGATTTCAGGGAAAAAACTGGCGATTATCCCTGTGCTCCGCGCAGGCCTTGGAATGGTAAACAGTATTCTCACACTTGTGCCATCTGCAAAAGTAGGCCATGTAGGACTCTATCGTGATCCTGTAACCCATGAACCACACGAATACTACTGCAAACTCCCGGAAGCAATTGATGAACGAATTTCAGTGATCGTAGATCCAATGCTCGCAACCGGTGGCTCCGCAGAAGCAGCCGTTGACTTTGTCAAAAAACAGGGCGGAAAAAACATTAAATTCATGTGCATCATCGCAGCCCCTGAAGGGCTCAAACGTCTCCACGAAGCACATCCGGATGTTCAGATTTACTGTGGACATCTTGATCGTGAATTAAATGATCACGCCTACATCTGCCCAGGTCTTGGAGATGCCGGAGATCGTATCTTTGGCACAATATAA
- a CDS encoding DUF6472 family protein, whose amino-acid sequence MSDAVNCEYCVNYSYDDDYECYTCEINLDEDEMVKFITGNFNQCPYFKMGDEYRIVRKQM is encoded by the coding sequence ATGTCCGATGCAGTAAACTGCGAATATTGTGTAAACTACAGTTATGATGACGACTATGAATGCTACACCTGTGAAATAAATCTTGACGAAGATGAAATGGTGAAGTTCATCACCGGAAACTTCAATCAGTGTCCATACTTCAAGATGGGTGACGAATACCGCATTGTACGTAAGCAGATGTAG
- a CDS encoding FAD:protein FMN transferase codes for MLAASLILCPAVFSGCSAKTENVKNTDASSQDPISATAIKLNTAVTVTIYDSQDRELLTECMNLCDKYEKIFSRTADDSELYQLNHRELTPVKGTEDTYQVSASLAELVSKGLDYSVLSEGAFDIAIEPLTSLWDFTAENPKVPKDSLIRAALPKCNYHNISVDTDKNEITLKTDDTAIELGAIAKGYIADRLKDYLVSQNVKSAIINLGGNVLCIGEKTDNSAFKIGIQKPFADRSETIAVMDIRDKSVVSSGIYERCFEQDGTLYHHLLNPKTGYPYDNGLIAVTIISDQSVDGDALSTTCFALGLEDGMKLAESLDDVQAFFVTSDYEIHYTRDFQKKIKVTETE; via the coding sequence ATGCTCGCAGCATCTCTTATATTATGTCCGGCTGTTTTTTCCGGATGTTCGGCAAAAACGGAAAATGTCAAAAATACGGATGCCAGTTCTCAGGATCCCATCTCTGCCACTGCGATCAAACTGAATACTGCAGTTACGGTCACTATCTATGATTCTCAGGACAGAGAGCTGCTTACAGAATGCATGAATCTTTGTGACAAGTATGAGAAAATATTCAGCCGCACCGCAGATGACAGTGAATTATATCAGTTAAACCATCGGGAACTTACACCTGTGAAGGGGACAGAGGATACTTATCAGGTGTCGGCTTCTCTGGCGGAGCTGGTTTCTAAGGGACTTGATTATTCTGTATTATCTGAGGGTGCATTTGATATTGCTATTGAACCGCTGACTTCTCTGTGGGATTTTACTGCTGAAAATCCAAAAGTGCCCAAGGACAGTCTGATCCGGGCAGCACTGCCCAAATGTAATTATCACAATATCTCTGTTGATACAGATAAAAATGAGATTACATTAAAGACAGACGATACTGCAATCGAACTCGGTGCCATTGCCAAGGGTTATATCGCAGATCGCCTGAAGGATTATCTGGTTTCTCAGAATGTAAAAAGTGCGATCATCAATCTTGGCGGAAATGTTCTCTGTATTGGCGAAAAAACAGACAATTCTGCTTTTAAGATCGGGATCCAGAAACCATTTGCAGACCGAAGCGAAACTATTGCTGTTATGGACATCAGGGATAAGTCAGTGGTTTCCTCAGGAATTTATGAGAGATGCTTTGAACAAGATGGCACTTTGTATCATCACCTGCTCAATCCTAAAACCGGCTATCCTTATGATAACGGGCTGATTGCAGTTACCATTATTTCCGATCAGTCTGTGGATGGGGATGCGCTGAGCACGACCTGCTTTGCTCTTGGTCTGGAGGATGGCATGAAACTGGCCGAGTCTCTGGACGATGTACAAGCATTTTTCGTAACTTCTGATTATGAGATTCACTATACCAGAGATTTCCAGAAAAAAATCAAAGTTACGGAAACAGAATAA
- the tnpA gene encoding IS200/IS605 family transposase, which produces MKENLIHYRTCVCNINYHMVWSVKYRRKILNAEVEAYLQELVQEIAEDKGFTIHLFECGEGDHVHCFVSAPPKLSITAIVKYLKGISGRKLFERFPEIRNQLWKGELWNHSYYVETVGSVSEENIRRYIEHQSKAY; this is translated from the coding sequence ATGAAAGAAAATCTTATACATTACCGCACTTGTGTGTGTAATATTAATTACCATATGGTATGGTCAGTGAAATACCGGCGGAAGATATTAAATGCGGAGGTCGAGGCATATCTGCAGGAACTGGTGCAGGAGATCGCAGAAGATAAGGGCTTTACGATCCATCTGTTTGAATGTGGGGAAGGAGACCATGTACACTGTTTTGTGTCAGCCCCTCCGAAATTATCCATAACTGCGATCGTGAAATACCTGAAGGGGATCTCCGGCAGGAAGCTTTTCGAACGTTTTCCGGAAATAAGAAACCAGCTTTGGAAAGGGGAGCTGTGGAACCATTCCTATTATGTGGAAACGGTCGGATCTGTATCGGAAGAAAATATCCGCAGGTATATCGAACATCAGAGCAAAGCTTACTGA
- a CDS encoding RNA-guided endonuclease InsQ/TnpB family protein: MLLSKKTSIKVSREYANLIGHMCYAASKLWNVCNYERQHYKETGMEQYPDWYYQKKAHKEDLWYKQLPSQTAQEVCRLLDKAWKSFYALKRSGGIETPRPPRFKQESIPITYMQMGIVHERDTDRVRLSLPKTLKKYMEETYQIHENFLYLENKIFRGMDQIKQLRIYPPEKGSCKIIVVYEVPDQEELPQNGHELSIDLGLHNLMTCYDSENGNTFILGRKYLGLERYFHKEIARVQAQWYGQQSGKGVKHPTTSKHIRKLYKRKHDSVTDYLHKVTRYLAEYCREQGITCVIAGDIRNIRREKDLGHRTNQKLHSLPYNRIYIMLEYKLKRYGIRFVKQEESYTSQCSPLSPEVGKRYAEPSKRKERGLYRDGNRTYNADAVGAYNILRKYHSVSGVKRELSVTGLKTPEIIKVAV, from the coding sequence ATGCTGCTGTCAAAGAAAACATCCATAAAGGTCAGCCGGGAATATGCGAACCTCATCGGGCATATGTGCTATGCAGCATCCAAGCTCTGGAATGTCTGTAATTACGAGCGTCAGCATTACAAAGAAACAGGGATGGAGCAGTATCCTGACTGGTACTATCAGAAAAAAGCCCATAAAGAGGATCTGTGGTATAAACAGCTCCCGTCCCAGACTGCCCAGGAAGTCTGCAGGCTGCTGGACAAGGCATGGAAGTCTTTCTATGCCCTGAAAAGATCCGGGGGGATCGAGACTCCCAGACCGCCGCGGTTTAAGCAGGAAAGTATCCCCATTACCTATATGCAGATGGGGATCGTGCATGAGCGGGATACGGACAGAGTCCGCCTGTCCCTTCCAAAGACATTAAAAAAATATATGGAAGAAACATATCAGATCCATGAAAACTTTCTTTACCTTGAAAATAAGATTTTCAGGGGCATGGACCAGATCAAACAGCTGCGGATCTATCCGCCGGAGAAGGGAAGCTGTAAAATTATTGTTGTTTATGAGGTCCCTGACCAGGAAGAACTTCCACAGAACGGACATGAACTGTCTATTGATCTGGGGCTTCACAACCTTATGACGTGTTATGATTCTGAAAATGGGAATACGTTTATTCTGGGCAGGAAGTATCTTGGATTGGAAAGATATTTCCATAAGGAGATCGCAAGGGTGCAGGCCCAGTGGTATGGACAGCAGTCCGGAAAGGGAGTCAAACATCCGACCACATCAAAACATATCAGGAAGTTATATAAGAGAAAACATGATTCAGTAACGGATTATCTGCACAAGGTCACAAGGTATCTTGCAGAATACTGCCGGGAACAGGGGATCACCTGTGTCATTGCAGGGGATATCCGGAATATCCGGAGAGAAAAAGACCTGGGACACAGGACAAACCAGAAGCTTCACAGCCTGCCGTATAACAGGATCTACATCATGCTGGAATATAAGCTGAAAAGATATGGGATCCGTTTTGTAAAACAGGAAGAAAGTTATACCAGCCAGTGCAGCCCACTGTCACCGGAAGTAGGGAAAAGATATGCAGAGCCGTCCAAACGGAAAGAGAGAGGGTTGTACAGAGATGGAAACAGAACCTATAACGCAGATGCCGTAGGCGCATATAATATCCTGAGAAAATATCACTCCGTATCCGGAGTAAAAAGAGAACTGTCCGTAACCGGACTGAAAACACCGGAAATAATAAAAGTAGCTGTATAA
- a CDS encoding 4Fe-4S dicluster domain-containing protein codes for MRGLYSSKTEIRHKIFTEIARMAYEGQSPEMLEELPYKIVPGEIATYRDSIFLERAVVGERLRVAMGMSLRKVTEHAPISKGVEASVIEEKYYEPPLINVIKFACNSCPEKRVMITEGCQGCLEHPCVEVCPKKAVHMEGGRSHIDEDACIKCGKCLEACPYNAIIKQERPCSKACGMNAIGSDEYGRAEIDQDKCVSCGQCLVSCPFSAIVDKGQIFQTIMALKSETPVYAIVAPAIAGQFPGMENNKIRGAFQALGFTDVREVAVGADLCTVEEAKDFLEEVPEKLPFMATSCCPSWSMMAKKLFPEQAKCISMALTPMVLTARLIKQKEPDCKIVFVGPCAAKKLEASRKSIRSYVDFVLTFEEVAGMFDAKGVDWKDIPEGEPLFHASADGRGFAVSGGVAEAVVHAVKRIDPDREVKVMNAEGLQNCKKMLQMAKIGKYNGYLLEGMACPGGCVAGAGTIQTVKKAAAALEKMKKEASFTDAYDSKYRARLESLEKFDVE; via the coding sequence ATGAGAGGACTGTATTCATCCAAAACAGAAATCAGACACAAAATTTTTACAGAAATTGCGAGGATGGCATATGAAGGCCAGTCTCCGGAGATGCTGGAAGAGCTTCCCTACAAGATCGTACCCGGTGAAATTGCGACTTATCGTGACAGTATTTTTCTGGAAAGAGCGGTAGTTGGTGAGAGACTTCGCGTTGCAATGGGGATGTCACTGAGAAAGGTTACAGAGCATGCGCCAATTTCCAAAGGTGTGGAGGCCAGCGTTATTGAGGAAAAGTATTATGAACCGCCGCTTATCAATGTGATCAAGTTTGCCTGTAATTCCTGCCCTGAAAAAAGGGTAATGATCACAGAGGGCTGTCAGGGGTGCCTGGAGCATCCCTGTGTGGAAGTCTGTCCAAAGAAAGCAGTGCATATGGAAGGCGGCAGATCCCATATTGATGAAGATGCCTGTATCAAATGCGGAAAGTGTCTGGAAGCCTGTCCGTATAATGCAATCATCAAACAGGAACGTCCATGTTCAAAGGCATGTGGTATGAATGCTATTGGCTCTGATGAATATGGAAGAGCAGAGATTGATCAGGATAAATGTGTATCCTGCGGACAATGTCTGGTAAGTTGTCCGTTCAGTGCTATTGTAGACAAAGGACAGATTTTCCAGACTATTATGGCATTAAAAAGTGAAACACCGGTGTATGCAATCGTGGCGCCTGCCATTGCAGGCCAGTTTCCGGGTATGGAGAATAATAAGATACGGGGAGCATTTCAGGCACTTGGCTTTACAGATGTAAGAGAGGTTGCCGTCGGTGCAGATCTGTGCACAGTGGAGGAGGCAAAGGACTTTTTGGAAGAAGTTCCTGAGAAACTTCCTTTCATGGCTACATCCTGTTGTCCGTCCTGGTCTATGATGGCTAAGAAATTATTCCCGGAACAGGCGAAATGTATCTCTATGGCACTGACACCTATGGTTCTCACTGCAAGGCTGATCAAGCAGAAGGAACCAGATTGTAAGATCGTTTTCGTAGGTCCCTGTGCAGCCAAGAAGCTGGAAGCCAGCCGTAAGAGTATCCGCAGCTATGTGGATTTTGTGCTGACCTTCGAGGAAGTAGCAGGAATGTTTGATGCCAAAGGCGTGGACTGGAAAGATATTCCGGAAGGAGAACCACTGTTTCATGCCAGTGCTGACGGAAGAGGTTTCGCAGTCAGCGGTGGTGTGGCAGAAGCGGTTGTCCATGCGGTGAAGCGTATTGATCCTGATCGGGAAGTAAAGGTAATGAATGCAGAAGGTCTGCAGAACTGTAAGAAGATGCTCCAGATGGCCAAGATTGGTAAATATAATGGATATCTTTTGGAAGGAATGGCATGTCCGGGCGGCTGTGTAGCAGGTGCCGGTACTATCCAGACAGTTAAAAAAGCAGCAGCAGCTCTCGAAAAAATGAAGAAAGAGGCTTCGTTTACAGATGCCTATGACTCCAAATACAGAGCAAGACTGGAAAGCCTGGAGAAATTTGATGTGGAGTGA
- a CDS encoding SGNH/GDSL hydrolase family protein — MIFTKKYRTGQIVLTACIAAVCMFSDVHGAEVAGPPAPKSKSALTQKPEATPIPASTPTPEQETETDKQNPADQGTLSKPDHPDTISADKLVFIGDSRTEGLRDAVNDDSIWSCLSSMGYDWMVSTGVPQVEDQIEDNTAVIILMGVNDLYHVNDYISYINSKAAEWGNRGAQTYFVSVGPVQNDPYCSNAEIESFNAAMQASLSGVTYIDVYSHLVSEGFSTVDGTHYPDSVSVDIYNYILDHLEEQMSGIWG, encoded by the coding sequence ATGATATTTACGAAAAAATATAGAACCGGACAAATCGTATTAACCGCATGTATTGCAGCTGTCTGTATGTTTTCAGATGTCCATGGGGCAGAAGTGGCAGGTCCGCCGGCACCGAAATCCAAATCGGCACTGACACAAAAACCTGAAGCAACACCAATACCTGCATCTACTCCAACACCGGAGCAGGAAACTGAGACAGATAAACAGAATCCGGCAGACCAGGGAACTTTAAGCAAGCCAGACCATCCGGACACTATCTCCGCAGATAAACTGGTATTTATCGGAGATTCCAGAACAGAGGGATTGAGGGATGCGGTAAACGATGACAGCATTTGGTCCTGTCTTTCTTCTATGGGATATGACTGGATGGTATCTACAGGAGTGCCGCAGGTAGAAGATCAGATTGAGGACAATACAGCGGTTATTATCCTGATGGGTGTTAATGATCTTTATCATGTCAATGACTACATCAGTTATATTAATTCCAAAGCTGCTGAATGGGGGAACAGAGGAGCGCAGACTTATTTCGTGTCTGTAGGTCCGGTGCAGAATGATCCCTATTGCAGTAATGCGGAGATTGAAAGTTTTAACGCGGCAATGCAGGCAAGCCTGAGTGGAGTTACCTACATAGACGTATATTCCCATCTGGTATCTGAGGGATTTTCCACCGTAGACGGAACCCACTATCCGGACAGTGTGTCCGTAGATATTTATAATTATATCTTGGACCATCTGGAGGAACAGATGAGTGGAATCTGGGGATAA
- a CDS encoding sulfate adenylyltransferase subunit 1: MKGLLKFITCGSVDDGKSTLIGHILYDAKLLYADQEKALELDSKVGSRGGAIDYSLLLDGLMAEREQGITIDVAYRYFTTDNRSFIVADTPGHEEYTRNMAVGASFADLAVILVDASQGVLVQTRRHARICALMGIRYFVFAVNKMDLIEYDEKRFRDIENQIAALIEELKLANVTIIPVSATEGDNVTTKSDNMPWYKGEALLSHLETVDIKEDTEKGFYMPVQRVCRPNHEFRGFQGQIENGAIRAGDLVTTLPSKEEAHVKSILVGDKEVQEAVQGQPVTIQLDREVDVSRGCVLTIDSGAVLTDSVEADILWMDDNALTDGKNFFVKIGTKMIPGLVTKINYSVDVNTGEKKSAYTLKKNEIASCTLEFSEKIVVDEFDRHRTLGELILIDRVTNMTSACGVVRKTFVSQDRSQIGKVDEQVRAGLKGQTPVVVEFPIGKEGITLDFVEQVEKGLTVLGKHTYLYHPAASENYAETVRHLKAAGLVVLLVLDENTAKDETLKTLDGFYANWQIDGITVKDAIDFVKKKSAFTVQSVHDGNYI, translated from the coding sequence ATGAAAGGATTATTGAAATTTATTACATGCGGAAGTGTGGATGATGGAAAATCCACTCTGATCGGACATATTCTTTATGATGCAAAGCTTCTCTATGCAGATCAGGAGAAAGCTCTGGAGCTGGATTCCAAAGTAGGAAGCAGAGGCGGTGCCATTGATTATTCTCTTCTTCTGGACGGTCTGATGGCAGAGCGTGAACAGGGAATTACCATTGATGTTGCATACCGTTATTTTACAACAGATAACAGAAGCTTCATTGTTGCAGATACACCCGGACATGAAGAATATACAAGAAACATGGCAGTGGGTGCGTCCTTTGCAGATCTGGCAGTTATCCTGGTGGATGCTTCACAGGGAGTACTGGTACAGACAAGACGTCATGCAAGAATCTGCGCATTGATGGGAATCCGTTACTTTGTATTTGCAGTAAACAAAATGGATCTTATTGAATATGATGAAAAACGTTTCCGCGACATTGAGAATCAGATCGCAGCACTGATAGAAGAACTGAAACTTGCCAATGTAACTATTATTCCGGTATCTGCCACAGAAGGTGATAACGTTACAACCAAATCTGACAATATGCCATGGTATAAAGGTGAGGCGCTTCTTTCCCATCTGGAAACCGTAGACATTAAGGAAGATACAGAGAAGGGCTTCTATATGCCTGTACAGAGAGTCTGCAGACCAAATCATGAGTTTCGCGGATTCCAGGGACAGATTGAAAATGGTGCCATCAGGGCAGGCGACCTTGTGACTACTCTTCCCAGTAAAGAAGAAGCTCATGTAAAGAGTATTCTTGTTGGCGATAAAGAAGTTCAGGAAGCGGTACAGGGACAGCCTGTTACCATCCAGCTTGACAGAGAAGTAGATGTTTCCCGCGGATGTGTACTTACCATTGATTCCGGCGCAGTTCTTACAGACTCTGTGGAAGCAGATATCCTCTGGATGGATGACAATGCTCTTACGGATGGCAAGAACTTCTTTGTAAAAATCGGTACAAAGATGATCCCCGGCCTGGTTACAAAGATCAATTATTCTGTGGATGTTAATACAGGTGAAAAGAAAAGCGCATATACCTTAAAGAAAAATGAGATTGCTTCCTGTACTCTGGAATTCTCAGAGAAGATCGTTGTAGACGAATTTGACAGGCACAGAACACTGGGTGAGCTGATCCTGATAGATCGTGTCACAAATATGACTTCTGCATGCGGTGTTGTGAGAAAAACCTTTGTTTCTCAGGATAGATCCCAGATCGGAAAAGTGGACGAGCAGGTTCGTGCAGGACTGAAAGGTCAGACACCGGTAGTAGTGGAATTCCCGATCGGTAAAGAAGGAATCACTCTTGATTTTGTAGAGCAGGTAGAAAAGGGACTGACTGTACTTGGAAAACATACCTATCTGTATCATCCGGCAGCGAGTGAAAACTATGCAGAAACTGTCCGCCATCTTAAGGCAGCAGGTCTGGTCGTACTTCTTGTTCTTGATGAAAATACAGCAAAAGACGAGACATTAAAGACTCTGGATGGTTTCTATGCGAACTGGCAGATTGACGGAATCACTGTGAAAGATGCGATTGATTTCGTGAAAAAGAAATCTGCATTTACAGTGCAGAGTGTACATGATGGAAATTATATCTGA